Genomic DNA from Ruminococcus sp. OA3:
TCCAGATAAAAGGAATAATAATATCCCCAATGCAGTAATTTATTCGTCTCCTGGAGGAGGAGGCATAAAGGCTGAAGGGGCAGTTGTTCTGTTATACACTGAAGGATGTGATCAAGGGGGATGATGTCAGGCTGTCCAAACCTCTGCCGCATGGCATCCCATGTGCTCCTCTCGATATGAGGAAATGCAAGTCGCACGGCCGGTTGTATGGCGATCGCCATAAACTGCAGTGCACTAAGATACAGAAGGGTGTCATTTTTGTAGGTCCTGTTTTTCATGCAGGAACAGGTTGCCTGGCCGTTGAACAGCGTGACCTGTGTCCCTTTTGCGTTAAAGGTTTCCGCAAAACCGAGTTCATTCAATGTTGACATGGCTTTGCGTATCGTCGAGACAGAGACATTGTACTGCAGGGCAAGCTCAGCTTGCGGCGGCAGGAATTCCCCGTCTTTGTATAGGCCAATTCCGATCTTGTCGATCAGATCCCGTGTGATCTGCATGTAATAATGGTCCCGCCCGGTTTCTGCATTCCAGAAAAAGCAATTGTTTTTTTGTGATGGTTTTATGTCCGGAGTTTGTGACAGCGTGTTCAAGTACCGGGCTATGGCATTTTGCATTCCGCAGTAAATGGAGCTAAAACGTGCCTGGATTTCACCCGGGTCTTTTTCTTTTAATGAATCCATTACCCACTGCGTGCGTGCGCCGTCCGTATAATCTGCGATGACAGACATTGCTTCCTTGCTGTTCAGGAAGAACGGGACCCGTGCGTGCAGTTCGAGACTTGTAAAAATGTCGCGGAATAACAGGTTTCCCGTGGAATCCAGCATATCGTGAAGCAGCGATGAACATATGTGCCATCTCTGCGCACTGCATTCAGGCTTACACCGGGTGAGCGAATGAAAGTGTGGACTGAGTACTTCATCCCCGCAGGAGAGGGCTGAAAAAGAAAAAAGGCGGGGCATTAAAAGAGTGATCGTTTCGTAGACATCCAGGATAGAATCTTTCTGCTCCAAAATATTCCTGGTGGGGCTCAAAGCAGAATCTCCGTCAGGAGGTCTGTAAATAACAACGGTAGGCTTCCGCTCTTGGGAACAAATGAGGCCTTCAGATTTCAGGGCGGCGAGCACATCTTTTACCGTACGGATTCCTACATGATAAATCTGACAGAGCTGATTGATCGAGGGCAGAGCTGCACCATGCGGCAGATACCCGGTTGTGATCTGATAACTAAGATTTTGGTACAGATAATGAAATAAGGTTCTCTTTTTTTCCAAGATACAGATCCTCCCTTCGTCAAACGTGCGGACACGCTTTCCTCACTGACGCTCATTATATCATAAAATGGGGCAAGCTATATGCAAACGTACACAAATATATAATTGTTTTTTCGATTTTTATAAATTAAAATATAGTTATCGTAATAAAAGGTAGTGCAAAGAGACTGAATTTCATATAAAATGGAGATTGTTAGACTATGAAAAAGCAAAAGGCATTTATTGTCCGGGGCGCACAGATCGGATTATTGTCCATAATTTTAATTATGGTTTTTACTGCCTCGATCTGGAATGCGGCGCAGCTTCGTATTGTACTGAACGACAGTACAAAGGAATATCTGAATGACGTAACTACACAGATGTCAGGGGATATACAGGGCACCATACAGCATAAGATGACAGATCTTGAAGAGTTGTCTGATTCGGTTTCACGGTTTGACAGTGGACAGGACAGAGAAGAGCTGAAGGAATTTCTGAACAGAAAAGCGCATATTCAGGAGTTTGACCCTCTGGTAGTGCTGGACCGCAACGGTAATACCGTTTCCTCGGAATCTGAATTATTCTCTGGCAAGCGGGAACAAGAGATGCTATTACAGATGGAGAGCGTGCAGTCTTCATTTGAGGGAGAAGTCTGTGCCAGCTACCTGGGCGGCGAAATTATCGTTTACTCTGTTCCGGTCTATGAAAATGGTCAGGTGACAGGAGTATTGATTGGTGGCCGCAGTAAGGAAAATATGCAGCGGATGATCGCATCGAAAAGTTTTAATGGAAATGCATTGAGCTGTATTATCGACAGTGATGGTCAGGTTGTGATTTCACCCGAAGATTTAAATCCATTTATGCAACTGGAAGATATTTTCGAATCAGATGAGAAAGTGGCTGCCGGGATCCGGGAGATGCAGGAGAAAATGCGTGCCGGGCAGGATGGTATGCTGAAGTTCACAGCTGTCACACATGAGGAGCTTTTTTTAGCGTATAATGGGCTTGGGATCAATGACTGGATACTGCTTACCATTATTCCGGCCGATATCATATCCGGAGGTGCTGACAGATATATCTACCAGTCGTTCATCATCGTGGGAGTTACGATAGCCTTTTTCTCCATGTTTTTATTTGCGGTTTTTCGCTTTTATAACGATTACCGGAAAAAGCTTGAACGGGCTGCATTTACTGACCCTGTAACGGGAGGAATGAACAACGCAGCTTTTCAAATGAAATTCCGGGAAATATCGCATGAAATAAAACCCTGTACTTATACGATCGTCCTGCTCAATGTGAAGGGGTTCAAGATGATCAACGAACGGTTTGGAATCAGTGTCGGCAATGATATCCTGCGCTATGTCTGCCGGGTACTGGAACATCATATGAGAGCGGAGAAGAATGAGTTTGCAGCGCGCAGCGAGTCGGATCATTTTTTTCTCTGCATAAAAGAACACGCCCCCGAGGCGATCAAAGCAAAACTGGGTGTGATCATTGAGGATATTAATTCTTTTCACGGCGTTGATCTGCCCTGTTATCAGTTCTCATTTAAACAGGGAGCCTGTCTTGTGGAGGATCCTGGAATGGAGATCATGCTTCTCCAGGATCGGGCAAGGACCGCTTATCAGAATCAGAGTCCGGGAATGCAGCAGGAATGTTCTTTCTATGACAACAGCTTTACGGATAAACTGAGGAAAGAACATGAACTCAACGAGTTGTTTGAGCGTTCTGTTTCAGAACACCATTTTGAGATATACCTTCAGCCTAAAATAGGCTTGGGGGAGAATCGGCTGGAAGGTGCCGAGGCACTGGTTCGGTGGAATCATCCGCAGAGAGGCATGATTTCCCCGGCAGAGTTTATTCCGATTTTTGAACGCAGCGATAAAATATGCACATTGGACTTCTATGTGTTTAAAGAGGTCTGTATGCTTCTGAACAGTTGGATAAAGGAAGGGAAAAAGCCTGTGCCCATATCCGTCAATCTTTCCAGGCTGCACTTTTTGAATGCCGGTTTTCTGGAAGAATTTGCTGAAATTGCGCATGAGTATGAGATTTTGCCCGGAATGATTGAATTTGAACTGACAGAGTCTATTTTTTTTGATACTCAAAGAATTAAAACGGTACAGGAAAGCATCCGCCATATGCACAGAATGGGATTTCTGTGTTCTCTTGATGACTTTGGCTCCGGCTTTTCTTCGCTGGGGCTTCTGAAAGAATTTGACGTGGATACGCTGAAACTGGATCGTTCATTTTTCATGAATATTTCCGACGAAAGAGGACAGGAGATTATTAGCTGTCTGATCGAGCTTGCCGGCAAGCTGGAGGTGCAGACGGTTGCAGAGGGGATCGAAACCCCGGAGCAGCTGGAGTATCTGAGGTCTGTACATTGTGATATGGTACAGGGATATATATTTTCAAAGCCTCTTCCCATATCGGCATTTGAGGAGTGGAGCAAACAGTATATCTGACACATGTGAAATTGTGAAAAGGAGTAAGCGATGAAAAAACAGATAAATAAGAGGCTGTGTATTATTATTTTTGCGGCCATGCTGGTTTCGCTTCTGCTGAACTATCTGCTTCAAATTTTCCAGGCTCAGGATACCATGCGCGTGAACTCCCAGGAGTTATTTTGGCAGATCAATCAGATATTGGTCCAGAATGAAAAAGAGGTAGAACAGATTAAGGAAGATTTTGCAAAGAGCTGTCTGGTAAACGCCAAGGCGGCAGCCTATATTGTTCAGAACAATCCGGACATCATTAACGATCAGGATGAACTCGAAAAGATTGCAGAATTTCTCCAGATCGATGAATTTCACATTTTTGATACACAGGGGAATCTGTATGCGGGTTCACAGCCAAAGTACTTTGGCCTGAATTTCAACTCCGGAGAACAGATGCGGTTTTTTTTGCCGATGCTGAAAGACCGGTCGCTGGAATTATGCCAGGAGATAACCCCGAATACAGCGGAGCAGAAACTGATGCAGTATGCGGCGGTCTGGAGAGAAGACGGTGAAGGGATTGTACAGATAGGTATGGAACCGCACAGAGTTCTTGAGGCAATGAAGCGCAATGAGCTGTCTTATATTTTTTCCATCGTTACGGCGGATAAAGGGGCGGTCATCTGTGCGCTGGACCCTGAGACATATCAGGTACTCGGCGCTACAGGTTCCGGTTATATTGATAAAAATATAGAGGAGCTGGGGATTGATCCCCAGGAAGTAAACGCCGGTGGAAACGGGTTCCATGCGGTTGTGGACGGTGAGAAAAGTTATTGTGTATTTGAAAGAAACGGATCGGTGATTCTTGGACGTATCGTTCCCCATGACAGCATGTATCAGAATGTCAACAGAAACTGTCTTATGCTCGGCGGCTACCTGCTGCTTCTCGGCATTATTATGATAGCTGCAATATCCCGGTATCTGGACCGCTATATATTAAAAGGCATTTCTGCCGTGAACCAAAAGATGAGAGTGATAACGGGAGGAGATCTTGATACGAAGGTTGATGTGGATACCACGCCGGAGTTCGCGGAGCTGAGTGAACAGATCAATGAAATGATAGGGAGTCTGCTGGACACCACCAATAAGCTCTCGACAGTTCTGGATGTTGTCAGTATACCGGTGGGAGTCTATGAGTACAGGCAGAATATGAAACGTGTGATGGCGACCAGGCGGATTGCGGAGATTTTAAAACTGTCGCAGGATGAGGCAAGGCTGATATTGTCGGACTGTATGCTGTTTGAGAGGAAGCTGGAAGAAATCCGCGGGCATATGGTGGATGGGAGAAAAGAAATTTATCAGCTTCCCGGGAAAATTAAACGTTTTATCCGTATGGAGTCGATCACGTATGAAAAGAATATGCTGGGTATTCTCATGGATGTAACGAATGATGTGATGGAACGCCAGCATATTGAACGTGAACGGGATATTGATCTTTTAACTGAATTATACAACCGGAGGGCGTTTTATCGTCGTCTGGAAGCGTTTTTTGTGCCCGCACCGGAATTTAAATATGCTGTGATCCTGCTCGCTGATTCGGATCAGCTGAAACGAGTCAATGACCAGTATGGACATGAAAGCGGTGACCGTTATCTGTGTGGAGTTGCCCGGATTTTATGCACCGGACCTTCAGAGAACAGAATCGTCGCGAGGCTGGGCGGTGATGAATTTGCACTGATCATCTGTGCTGATGACAGGGAAGAACTGACGGAGAGGATCGGGATCATACGTGAGGCGATGCAGGGCTACACGGTGAAACTGAGTTCGGATGTGGCTGTTACAGTGCGGTTTTCCGCCGGATGTGCATACTATCCGGAGGACGGTACTGATTATCGGGAACTGCTCAAACTTGCGGATCAACGAATGTATCAGGAGAAAAAAGAGCATAAAAGGGAGGATAAGAGGTGTTTAGATCATGATGGAGCAGTTAAGCCTGTTTGATGACCGCAGGACGAGTGCACCCCTGGCCAGCCGCCTGCGTCCGGAAACGCTGAATGAATATGTGGGCCAGCGGCATCTGATCGGAGAGGGGAAGATCCTGCGGCAGCTCATTGAAAAAGATCAGGTATCTTCCATGATATTCTGGGGGCCTCCCGGTGTGGGTAAGACGACACTGGCGAGGATTATCGCGAATCAGACCAGGGCCAAATTCGTGGAGTTCAGCGCGGTGACCAGCGGGATCAAAGAGATAAAGGAAGTTATGAGCCAGGCGGAGTTTAACCGCAGGTCAGGCGTCAGGACTTTGTTGTTCGCTGATGAAATTCATCGGTTTAATAAGGCTCAGCAGGATGCCTTTTTGCCGTACGTGGAAAAAGGAAGCATTATTCTGGTGGGTGCGACGACTGAGAATCCTTCTTTTGAGATCAATTCAGCGCTTCTGTCGCGGTGTAAGGTATTTATTTTAAAAGCGCTCGGGGAGGAGGACCTGAAGGAGCTGCTGCTGTACGCCCTGAAAAGTACGAAGGGATTCGGAAATCAGGATATCGCAATTGATGATGACATGCTGTCCGCGATTGCACGTTTTTCCAACGGCGATGCGAGGACTGCACTGAATACGCTTGAAATGGCAGTACTAAACGGCCGGATGGATGAGAAGGCAAAGATCTGTGTGGATGAGGATACTCTGGCACAGTGTATGAATCGGCGTTCTCTGTTGTATGATAAGACCGGGGAAGAACATTATAATCTGATCTCGGCGCTGCACAAGTCCATGAGAAACAGTGATCCGGATGCAGCAGTGTACTGGCTGTGCCGTATGCTGGACGGAGGGGAGGACCCGCTGTATATTGCCAGGCGCCTGGTGAGGTTTGCCAGCGAAGATGTTGGAATGGCGGAACCGGAAGCGCTTCAGACTGCTGTGGCCGTATATCAGGCGTGTCATTTTCTCGGGATGCCGGAGTGCGATGTTCATCTGACACATGCGGTGGTCTGTCTGGCAATGGCACCCAAATCCAATGCACTTTACAGGGCGTGTGAGTCCTGTAAAAAAGACGTGCGGGAGCTGCCTGCCGAGCCGGTGCCTCTTCCGATCCGGAATGCACCGACCAGCCTGATGAAGGATATGAAGTATGGGCAGGATTATATCTACGCCCACGACACTGAGGAGAAGCTGAGCCGTATGCAATGCCTGCCGGATGCGCTTGCAGACCGAAGATATTACCTGCCCACAGAGGAAGGGCAGGAAAAGCAGGTGAGGGAGCGGCTGGAACAGATTCATAAATGGAAGAATGAAAAATAAAGAATAAGAGAGTATACGGATGAGAAGGACAGTAATTGGTATTCTGGCCCACGTGGATGCGGGCAAAACAACATTATCGGAGGCGATGCTTTTTAAGAGCGGCAGTATCCGAAAGATGGGAAGAGTCGACAATCAGGATGCGTTTTTGGACACGTATGCCCTTGAGAGAACCCGCGGAATCACTATTTTTTCCAAACAGGCACAGATGAGCCTGGGGGATCTGCAGGTGACACTGCTGGATACTCCGGGTCATGTGGACTTTTCTGCGGAAATGGAGCGCACGCTGCAGGTGCTGGACTATGCGATCCTGGTGATAAGCGGAGCGGACGGTGTACAGGGGCATACGCAGACACTGTGGAGGCTGCTGGCGAGGTATCAGATACCAGTATTTCTGTTTATCAACAAGATGGATCAGGAAGGGACGGACAGTCAGAAGCTTCTTGCAGAGCTGAAAAGCCGGCTGGATGATGGCTGTATTGATTTTGGCGGACCTCATGAATATGACTTTTATGAGAGTCTTGCGATGTGCGATGAAAGGGCACTGGAGCATTTTCTGGAACATGAGACGCTAGAATCTGAAGACATTCGAAGCCTGATCTCGGCACGCAGGGTATTTCCCTGCTTTTTTGGTTCGGCGCTGAAGCTTACGGGCGTGGAAGAATTTCTTACGGGTCTCGTGCAGTATACAGAAACGCCATGTTATCCTGAGGCATTTGGTGCACGGGTTTTTAAGATCGCCAGGGATGATCAGGGCAGCCGTCTGACATACCTCAAGGTTACCGGCGGGAGCCTGAAGACAAAAACATCACTTACAAACCGCAGGGAAGGAATGGACAGAGATACTGTCTGGGAAGAAAAGATCAACCAGATCCGTATTTACTCAGGAGAAAAATATGAGACTGTCAGCGAGGCTGCGGCGGGTATGATATGTGCTGTGACGGGACTTACAGTGACCCGGCCGGGCATGGGCTTTGGGATCGAGGAGGAATCTATCATGCCGATACTGGAACCCGTTCTGACATATCAGATGATACTGGATCCGTCAGACAGCGTCAGCACGATGCTTCCAAGACTACGGCAGCTGGAAGAGGAAGAGCCCCAGCTTCACATTGTCTGGGATGAAAATCTGCAGGAGATCCAGGCTCAGGTGATGGGTGAGGTGCAGACAGAGGTGCTGCAGAGTCTGATTAAGGAGCGGTTTGGCGCAGATGTGAAATTCGGTGCCGGAAATATTGTCTATAAGGAGACAATCGCCGATAAGGTGGAAGGTGTCGGACACTTTGAGCCTCTGCGGCACTACGCAGAGGTACATTTGATCCTGGAGCCGGGGGAAGCCGGCAGCGGTCTTGTCTTTGAGTCGAGCTGCAGTGAGGATGTACTGGACAGAAACTGGCAGCGGCTGATACTGACACATCTGGAAGAGAAAGAACACCGGGGAGTGCTGACGGGGTCGGCGATCACCGATATGAAAATCACACTGGCGGCGGGCCGGGCGCATAAGAAGCATACGGAAGGCGGAGATTTCAGGCAGGCGACGTACCGTGCGGTGCGGCACGGGCTGAAACGGGCAGTATCCGTGCTGCTGGAACCATTTTATGAATACCGCCTGGAAGTTCCGTCGCAGATGACAGGCCGTGCGATGGCTGATCTGGAGCGCATGCACGGCACTTTTCGGCAGCCGGTATCTGAGGGGGGACTATCCGTGCTGACCGGAAGCGCGCCGGTGTCTGCGATGCGGGGCTATTCGCAGGAGGTAGTATCCTACACAAAGGGGCACGGGAGACTTTTCTGCAGTCTGCAGGGATACGGTCCATGCCACAATGCTGAGGAGGTCATCCTGCGAACAGGCTATGATTCGGAGCACGACCTGGAGAACCCCACGGGATCCGTATTCTGCGCACATGGTGCCGGGTTCGTGGTAAACTGGGATCAGGTGGAGGAGTATATGCACCTGGAACCTCAGCTGATTCCTGAGGGGGAGAAGCAGGCGGGGGAGTCCCGGGAGGCGCCCAGACAGTATCCTGTTGGAGCCCAGACTGAGGAACCGTGGATTGATACTGAGGAAGTGGACGCCATTCTGGCGAAGGCATATGGCGCAAATCAAAAGGGCAGGAAAACTGCCGGGGGCTGGAAGCAGCGGCGAAGTGCACGTACGGTGGAGGTGCCTGTGCCCGGAAAACACAGTGTCAGGCGAAAGCTGGAGGAATATCTTCTGGTAGACGGATATAATATCATCTTTGCCTGGGAGGATTTGAAAGAGCTGGCACAGGTCAATATCGACGGTGCCAGAGGAAAGCTGCTGGATATTCTGTCAAATTATCAGGCCATCCGCAGATGTCACCTGATCGTTGTGTTTGACGCTTACCGCGTTGGGGGCCATACTACGGAGATTATGGAGTATCACAATATACATGTGGTATATACGAAAGAGGCGGAGACGGCAGATCAGTATATAGAAAGATTTGCTCATGAAAACCGGGAGAAATATCAGGTCGTGGTGGCAACCTCAGACGGGCTGGAACAGATCATCATCCGGGGTCAGGGCTGTGGGCTGCTCTCGGCGCGGGATCTGCAGGAGGAAATACGGGAAGCCAATGCCGCGATTCAGGAGCAGTATCTTAAGAAGCAGCGGGCGGGCAGAAACTATCTGCTGGATGGGCTGTCGGAGGAAGAGAAAAAGAAGCTGGGACAGGAAGAATAAAATAGAAACACAGACAAGAAGAGGTCACGCCAGTTTTTTCGTATCTGTCAGTAGTTCCGGTTTTGCAAGCGGAATTCGGATTTTTCCGACATAAGTAAAAAAACTTTAATCGTGACCTGCATTCTTGGCGTAATAGTCATTAAATACATTTTTAAACACAGCGAAGTCATTTTCGCCCTTTGCGCTGTCTACATCATCGTCGATGGCGATAAACCGGACGTTATAGACGGGGGAGTTCCTTGACGATCAGTGTGGAAACGGAATGAAAGCGATTTGTCAAGGGTGTTCTGAAATATTTTAGGTTACTGCTGTTTGTATACCATCTATACACTCCAGCCAAGGCTCTCCTGCTGAATAGTATACAGTTTTTTGTAAAGTCCTTCCTGTAATATCAGTTCGCTGTGTGTTCCTTGCTCTACAACTTCACCATCATCAAGTACAATAATCTTATCGGCGTTTGCAATGGTACGAAGCCTGTGGGCGATGACAAGAACCGTTTTTCCTTGTATTAACCGCCCAATTGCATGCTGGATGCTGGCTTCGCTTTCCGGATCAAGGCTGGCTGTTGCCTCGTCTAAAAGAACAATCGGGGCGTCCTTTAGTAAAGCTCTTGCAATAGACAGGCGCTGCCGTTCTCCGCCGGAAAGGGTACTACCGTTTTCTCCCAAAATGGTATTATAACCATCGGGCATTTTGTCGATGAATTCGTCGCAGCGTGCAGCTTTTGCTGCCGCAAGCACCTGTTCTTCGGTGGCATCCATATTTCCAATTTTGATGTTATTGTAAACTGTGTCGTTAAAAAGAACCACATCCTGGAATACAAAGGACATGTATTCCATCAAGTGTTCCGGATCAAGCTCCTTTACATCCATCCCGCCAATTTCCATCTGACCTTTATTGACATCCCAGAAACGTGCGATTAGACGGGAAAGAGTACTTTTACCGCTTCCGCTTGGACCAACCAACGCCGTAATTGCTCCCGCAGGAATGGTAACGTTCACATTCTTAATAGTTTCCTCACCCTGCGTGTTGTACCGGAAGCTGACATTTTTCAGTTCGATTTCATACTCTTTTATCGGTTTTTCGGTGTCTCCTTCCATTGGCTTAATGTTCATCAGGGTTCTCATCCTTCGGATAGCAATCTGGTGATAGAATAGTTCTGGTAATAGCGTAAGTTCTGTAATGATGGGTCCATAAATTCTGGTGACAATCAGAAGGCAAAGCAACATCGGGACAAGTTCTATTTTGCCGCTTAACAGCAGGGAGGTCCCTGCAAATACTGTAATTCCGATACCAGACTGGACAATCATCTGTGCCCCTGTCACAAAAACTCCGGAACCAAATTCAAATTTGATCGCGAGATTTTTCATAGTGCGCAGTGCTTTTTCCAATGCTTGAAACTGCTGGCTGTCCAGATTGCAGGCTTTAATCACCTTGATTCCTTCTATATATTCCTGAACCTGTTCGGAAGCTTCCAGCTTCGCCTGGGCGTGTTTTTTCCCAAGCCGTTCCTGAAGCCGTCTGCTTGCAAAAATAATGAAAAAGGCGACAGGTACAGAAATGAAAATGGCGAGTGCCATACGCCAATCATAAAAGGCAAACATGATGCAGACAACAGTAATGGTTATCACATTAGAGATGATCTGCGGATAAATATGACTCAACACATGTTCGGAAGTCGCTACATCACCCATAAGATTTGTAGTAAGTTCCGAAAGGTTTTTGGAGTTGAACACGCTCATAGGCAACTTTCGGATGTGTTCCGCCAAAGCAATTCTTGTGTTTTCGCTCTCCATGTAAGAGGCCACATAAGTCTTTTTGTAGTCGTTCTTATTGCAGAGGTATACGATCACTGCGCCAATGATGCCGAGTCCAAAATAAACCCACATATTTGTCCATGAGATGCTTCCTCCTGTAAACGGCTTCAGAACTTCCATGACAACCTGAAGCATCACCATGGCCGGGATAAACATAGAGAAATTCGTCAACGTGCAGGCAACAATCGCTTTTTTCAAATCCCGATAGCCCTTGTCTGTCAGCATCAGCGCGTCCTGAAAGCTTGATTTTTTCTTAGCCATTGACCGGCACCCCCTTTTCCATAGTCCAACTGGCTGTTTCGTTGTAGGTCTTCCACATGGATGCATACCGTCCGCCTTTTTGCAGGAGGTCACCATGGCTCCCTTCTTCGGCTACACATCCATTGTCCATCACAATGATATGATCGGCGTTACGGACAGTGGAAAGACGGTGCGCAATGATAATCACCGTTTTTCCGCGCATCAGCTTTTCAAAAGCCTTTTGAATCAAATGTTCATTCTCGGGATCAGCAAAGGCTGTGGCCTCATCCAGCACTACCACAGGCGCATCCTTTACAATGGCACGGGCAATCGCAATCCGCTGCTGTTCACCGCCACTTAAATGGATACCTTG
This window encodes:
- a CDS encoding ABC transporter ATP-binding protein, producing the protein MAKKKSSFQDALMLTDKGYRDLKKAIVACTLTNFSMFIPAMVMLQVVMEVLKPFTGGSISWTNMWVYFGLGIIGAVIVYLCNKNDYKKTYVASYMESENTRIALAEHIRKLPMSVFNSKNLSELTTNLMGDVATSEHVLSHIYPQIISNVITITVVCIMFAFYDWRMALAIFISVPVAFFIIFASRRLQERLGKKHAQAKLEASEQVQEYIEGIKVIKACNLDSQQFQALEKALRTMKNLAIKFEFGSGVFVTGAQMIVQSGIGITVFAGTSLLLSGKIELVPMLLCLLIVTRIYGPIITELTLLPELFYHQIAIRRMRTLMNIKPMEGDTEKPIKEYEIELKNVSFRYNTQGEETIKNVNVTIPAGAITALVGPSGSGKSTLSRLIARFWDVNKGQMEIGGMDVKELDPEHLMEYMSFVFQDVVLFNDTVYNNIKIGNMDATEEQVLAAAKAARCDEFIDKMPDGYNTILGENGSTLSGGERQRLSIARALLKDAPIVLLDEATASLDPESEASIQHAIGRLIQGKTVLVIAHRLRTIANADKIIVLDDGEVVEQGTHSELILQEGLYKKLYTIQQESLGWSV